CTCTTCTTTATTCCCCAGTACCCCCGATCTCACAGCATGGTCTGTGGAGAAACTCGGCATCTTGCCAACTTACAGGCTTCCCTGACTCTCTGCATGGCAGCTGGGCACCCCACCAAGGAGCTGAAGCGGGTCCCCTGCACGATGCAGAATCAAGGTTTCTCAGTCCTCCCTCAGTCCCCCTCCCAGAGCACAGGGCCACACAGCAGCAGCTTGCTATGCCTATCccaggagaaggtggggaggggcccagaaTGCAGCCATCTCTTAGTTGGAAAGAAGTTGGGATCTGGGCCTTTGGTCTAATTTAACCTGAGGCAAGTGAGGCCCCTGGGGAGGCTCTGGAGCAGGCCCAGGCTACACCCCTACTTCTGGGTAAACCCAGAAGTCTTCACCGTATTTTGCCGACGTCCATCTTCTTCATAGACTTGGCCTGAAAACACGCAGGGTACAGAAGGatacaaacaacagaaatcccAGGTTCAGCTCTGCTGAGAGCTGCCACGACAGAAGAGGACTTCTTTCACCTTGTCCACAATGGTGCCCACCTCAGCCATGGCCCCTAGACCTAGAGAGCAAAGTTCTGCTGTGGCCTGCAGACCGAGGCAgggcccatcccccacccaccctgctcaatgcacacccccccccccgagtgtTCCACCCAAAGCCCAAGGCCTTGAAGGCCAGAGCCACCTCTACATGAGCCAGACCCATCAAATCCCTTCCAAGGCACCCCCAGGACAGGACTCAGTAACAGTTACGGGAGCATCATGAACTGTATATGGGCTGCGTGCCAGGGACAACGCAGGCCCTTTACAAACACTACCTTGTTTAATCTTACCAACTCTGAGAGGAACTAGGActtccatttcccagatgagaaagctgagctCACAGAATGGTTTTATCCAAGGTCACAACACACTGGGGTGTGACCCCAGAGCTGAGCCCTTCTGCGACCCTGGGCTGTGAGCCTGGCCAGATGCCCACCTTGATCTCCACACACCAACTTCTTGACCACACAAGGAATCTCCACATAGCCAAAGGCCTTGAGCAGGCCCACCTGCTGCGCGGTGACGGGATGCTCCCACATGGCGGTGTTCATCGCCGGGCAGAAGAGCAGGGGCTTTCGGCAGTCCCAGGCCCGGATGACACAGGTCTGTGAAGAACGGCCAGAGTGGGGCAGGTGGGTGCCTGCTGCTCTGGACTCCCAAATCCTACCCACCATCCTCTGGGTCGCAGCCACCTTGGGATGACCGGGTGACACTTGTCTGTATCCCCCTACCTCGAatctcctcaccctctccccctctccacaGGTGctggcacagggcctgacacacagGAGGTCCTCCAACACTCGCAATGGCCCAGCCACCTCCACGCAGACCTCCACTCCTATGCAGAAAGGTGCCTCTGAGCCAAACCACAAGGCTTCTCCACTGTGGGACACACGCCACAGACAGAAAGCAGCCAGGCGAGCAGAAGTCAAGCTTCACAGTTACCCCCCAAAGCGAAGGCTCAGACCACTCATCAGGTGCGGCTCACCTACCCCAACACAGGCTCTACTTCGAGGCTGACTAGAGTTGGGCAATGAGAACACCTGCCACGTGACAAAAACTCTCTCATATGTATTATCCCATGCACCCTCACCACAACCCTGCAAAGAAGGTGCTGTCCTGTTTCCCAGATGGGGAAGCTGCACTCCCCACAGTCCCACAGAGACAATGATCCGGGGCATGAAGCTTTGCACGCCACCCAGTGTGATCCTCCGCTGAGGCCATCCCGCCACGTGCATGCCAGAGCAGCTGTGAGAGGGACCCACCGGCTCAGTGAGTTGCGGAATCACACAGACCTCGGTTCAAATCTTGGCTGTGCTATGTACGATTCTGCTAGCCGTGAGAACCTGGATGAATAATTTAACCTCAGGAGTCTTAGCTTCCTCTCTGCAAAAGCTCACTGGATGGTTGTAAGCACAGAAGGTGAACATGCTTAAGGCTCTTCACACAGGGCCTGGCCCCAAGTACGGGCTCCAGAAACAGTAGCTCCTGTGATTACTACAGGCACAGGCTCCCTGGACCAGGCACTGCCTGGGAGAGAAATAAGCCTTGGGGCCCGCAGGAGCATGCTCCCCTGGGCCCTCACTGCTCCAGCACCTCCTTTCCAGCTGTGGGCCCTTTGGGGAGACAGTCAGGTCAACACAGCCCTTCCCCGAAGCGCAACCCATCTGGTAAAAGAAGGGGGAGTCCAGAAGACAATGCCGTGAACAGGCCAGAGCTGATGCCTACCCCTCTcagtgcccctgccccctcctggggATAGGAAGGAAGTGGGACAGCACACAGCCTCAGGATCTGGTTGCCTGTGTAGTCCCAGACACCAGCGTCTGTTTCCCACCAAGTCCTCCCAATTTGGCAACTGGGCTGAGTGGACAGTTTCAGTCACACTTCCTCTTGGCCCCGTGCCACCTGCCGCTTCTGCAAAAGTCACGAACATACCTAGAAGAGCCCCCTGAGTGTCAAGTAcagtgggggctgggctggggtttCTGAGTGTCTTCAAAGCAAAGCACACCAACAGAGAAGAAACCAGTATGTCCGTGTCTCATGCCTCTCTAGCTTTCCCACCTCATCTCAAAGCTCAGTGCTTCCTGGACAAACCACAGCTCCTCTGAACCTTCTGGCAGCAGGAGGGATGAAAGGAGGCGTCAGTTCCTACAGTCACATCTGTTTGGCCAGTGCTGTGTTCAGTACCTCAGGCTCTGCCCCTGAGAACCCACCTGGGTGGAGAGAAGGCCTAGATTCTGATCAGGAGGCCAGCTCCCAGTTGACTGGTGACCCAGGGAAGTCACCTCCTATTTCTAGATCTgcttagatatttaaaaaaaaattttttttttaagtaatccctacacccaacgtggggctcaaactcgaccctaagatcaaaagttgcatgctgtacagactgagccagccaggtgcccctctgctggGCTATTTAGCACACAGAAGGGGCCGGGGCCCGCGCAGGTGAGAAGGTGGATGGAGATGCACAGCACCCAGGCCAAGGGCCCAGAGGCCTGGTGCACAGGTCACAGGTCACAGGTAGCACACTGCTCTAAAGGCCCCACAAGTTCTGGGTCCTGGAAAAGGGACAAGATCTGAAGGAAGGGGGCAGCAGGGTGATCTTTTCAGGGATAAAAGGACAAAATATCTTCTGAGTGAGGACAGAGCCACAGAGCAAGGATGATGACAATTTAAACTTTATGAGATTTCTAATTGCCTGAAATATTTGTGTGTTCAAGTGAAACcttttcaggcaaaaaaaaaaaaaaaaattcctgggggAACATATTACATTGCTCAGCCAACTCAGGAGGAGGGAACCCCCAAGACTTCAGGGAGCAGGGGCAgttctgatgaaaaaaaaaaggaagcagcgctttggagaggaagaaaggagcccTCGGagagccagcccagcccagggcatGACTCCCAGAGGCCAGTGTGTTTCATCCCACCAGCTAGTGCTGGCCAGCCAGTGGGAAGCCCAGAGGTCACACACAGCCCAGACCCACTGAGATGAAAGTGGCCAAGAGCCTCACCTGCTCCAACTGCCCGGCCAGCCATGCACCAGCCCCCCTGGGAAGCCTTCCTGATAACACTGCCCCTAGGCTCGCCCCTGTCTCTACTCCCCTACCCCTGCTCCTTGCCACACAATCTGTGTGTTGCTCTTCTTCTGGTCATCCTGTGCTCTTATTCAAATGATGCTTGAGTCACTAGCAGATTCTTCGAGAAGTGCATAAGCACCCATCAACAAGCATACAAGGAGACTAAGTTCCTGTCTGACCACCAAAAACTTTGGCCCAGCTTATCACATTAAACTCTGAAAAACTCTGCTCTTTGCCAAAGTAGAATAATTACCTCGTACATACAGTATTCactgaacacttactatatgccTAGCACTGTGCAAAGTGGTGACTCCACAGTCAAAGGACCGACTGGGGTCATTTAAGGCTGCACCACACACCAGAGCACATTCCCTTCTCACCTGTACGGGTAACCAAAAACTCTCTCCTTCCAGACTGAGAGCTCCAAGTGTCCTGTGGGTCCCTCAGCACGGGGCCCAGCTCATGATAGGGGAAAGCTCAGTGCACAGGGAAGTGGGTAAcaatggagagggaggaggggagagagatcaCACACCTAGCTCCTCCCAGGGTGATCACATAAACAAGGCCTTTAAGGACAACAGTTCCCTGGAGGTCCCTTAGGCCTAAGACAATCCCCACTTTGTGTAGCTGGACTTCTGTTCCTCTCCTCCACCATCCACCAGCTGGCACCTCTCACCCttgctcctctcttcctctctaagtTTTCCAGAACATACAGGAAAACCGCATTTCTGCGGCCAATGCTACAGGAGAGATAAGTGTGCACAAGAGATCCATGAGGAAGTAAACACTCTTATCAGATTGCACATGTGGATGTCCAGatcctggggagaaggcagagctaAGGGGGACAGGCAATGGGGCCAGGCAGGGAGACCAATGGACGAGCATGTGGAGGGTAGCCCGTGAACGAAGGACAAAGTGTCAAGGGGCAGGTGAGAGGTGGATGCCCTCAGAGAGTACATACAAGCTGAGTCCATCCATGTGCCCACTTGCCGGAACACAGGTGAGAccaggtggagggcagggggtCCAGGGGGCAAACCAGCCCACCATAAAGAATTCCAAGGCAAGAATCCCATACAAAGGCAGTCCTGCAGCTCAGCAAACTGGgagtgaggcccagggaggaagaaagcagaatCACTCACAAGCAAGTTGTCACATATACCACTGGCCACCTTCCCCAGGGTGTTGGCATCAAGAGGAGCCACCAGCATGAGATCTGCCCACCTCCGCAGGTCAATGTGAAGAACGGGGTCGGATCGGCCCTTCCACAtctggcagagggaaggaaatggggTCACTGAGCTAGCTACTCTCTCAGCATGGAGGGAGGAAGCCGTGGGGGGGCAACGCAGGCCAGGTGCACTAAGTCAGAAACTGAGGAAGACCACCTGAGCACCCCGGCCCGAGTCCACTGCTGTTCCCTCTCATAGCTAAGCTGGTGAGCACCGGCTATGGAGCCAACCGCCTGAGAGAAACCAGGCCTGAGGAAACAAACGCCCCTTGTCTCTCCAAGCTATTCCCTTTATGGTTTGGTTTTCAAGAGAACTGACATCTGGCAGGGAACTCCTGGCCTGTCTGCTTGAGGCGGATGCTTGGGTTGTCCAAGCCAGTGGAAGGGCTCTGGGGCGGTGAgaatggagggggtggggtggagaagacAGGCCAGCCAGAAATGTTCTAGGCtgagaatgtttaaaaatgccTGGCAGGGCACCCCTGTGAGGCCCACACTCGACGTCTGGTGAATCGGCCGGTgcccgcccctctgcgggagagCAAAGCAGAGCCCAGTGGCCGTGGGAAGTGAGGCGCTCTCGACAGGCCTGACACTGGGAGCCACGTGGACAAGGGTGGTGGGAAACAGAGCTCCTCTGTGGTTTCATCAGCCCAGATAAGTACAAGGACACTCAACCTCAGGCACAGGGCCAAAGCTGAGCTctgcctggggtgggaggagactTCAGGCCTCCCGCAGGCCAGAAGCTAGACAGATGTTTTCCTCATCGCCTCTGCCCAGAGGGCCCTGACCACTGACTTGAGCCCGGCCTGTCTGCTCTGGCCACCAGGACTATGAACTGCAAGGAGGACACTCCTGTCCCGTTGGTGGAAACACGATGGAACTCAGCCCTGGGGCCCCCAACACTGACCTCCCATTCATCAGCGTCGCTGTAGAGAGTGACAGGAATGTCCTGGGGGCTGTAGAAATGTTTGGCTCTCTCGGTGGTGACCACTGCTACTTCCAGCtgtcaccaagaaaaaaatagaggcggggagagagagggaaagaaaactgttACCAGAGCCACAGGCCTGGATGCCACACGGGGCCAGGCCAGGCAAGTGCTTTCTTCAGGGCCTGGCTGTGGAGACTTCTCCCTCCTCGGCAGGGAGCCCCATGTTTGCATAGCTACTTCCGCTGTCACCCAAAGGTCAGGCCCCACCAGATGTGGCTGTTTCACTTCCCTGTTTGAGGGGCTGCCGAGGAATGAGTCACCAACTGCCCAGTGCATATAAAGCTGCAGGCTCCTGCCACtcaggcagaaagacagaggcagcGGGGAAGGAATGCAGGGCAAGAAGGCCGCAGAAGGCAGGAGGGGCCACTTCAAAGAGGCTCACAGGTCCTGAGCTCTAATCCACACCGCAACCCTGCCCTCTGCAGGCCAAGGTACCAGGGAGCTGGGGCCTGGCTTGCAGTGGCTGCATCCAAGCCCCAGAGAGAAAATAGGCGGTCGGTCCCTTCTCTACTTCTAGGAACCAGGCCTCGTGGGCTCTGGTTGCAGACAGACTCCAGGAAAACCAAACCTGGAAGTGTGCCCTTCACTCATGGGGCAAAAATGGAGTTCACCTCCACACTACTCATTCACAAGTAATTAATAAAGCAAacaaggaggggggtggggtggtggctAAGGTGCTCAGAACAAACGGTTGTGAGAAACAGCACACGTAGTGTGGACAGCGCTAGACCAGTTgccatcatttgtaaaatgagatgtTAAACTAAGACGGCACAGTAAAGGGGCTCAGAAGCGGCTGGGAGGTGAAGGAGATATCTTTGGGGGACATTTTATCCAGGAGAGAGAAGAGTCAAGGGTGACAAGGGCAGGATCATCAACTGACTAGAACAGGAATCACATATGGCATGCAGGCCAGATCCAGCCTACAGACATGCTATTTGGCCTGCATGAGGTTACAAACATTTTTGAGCCAATATATACAAATCGGGAGATTTCACATAGAAAATCCAATttcctggcttctcttgaaaactAAAAGCTCTGGCACGGCCCAGCCCACATTCCTACTTGATAATGGTGGTACTGCAGGTATCGTGTAACGGCCGCCTCTCGGAATGGGACATGCCCGTGCCAACTCCGGTCCCCCAACCCTCCCTACCGTGTCACTGAGGCCCCCCTCATGCTTCCTGCCTACCAAGCGACAGCATTCTGCATAGCATGTAAGAGCAAAGCCGGCAGCAGGCAGCAGAAgtctcagagagacagagtgcacaacTTCAGAAGGTCTGCCGCTCCTAGCTCTGCTGGAGAGCTCTCAGGCGTGTccgctctctctcactccccttaGAACGTGGCATCCCCAGAACCTGCACAAAACCTCGGTGACCTTTTTAAAGGTCATTTAAACCAAACTCCCACTGAGCACTGGAGCCGTTTCTAGGACAGCTCTGAACAAGAtggcagtggggcacctgggtggctgagtcagttaagcatctgactcttgacctcagctcaggtcttgatctcggggttgtgagttcaagccccacactgggctccacgctgggcatgaagcctacttcaaAAGTACtcagcctactaaaaaaaaaaaaaaaatggcagatgaACAGGGCTGCCATCTGTCCACAGAGCTCAGTCCATGGGCCCAGCACAGAtagggagagcagagggaggcagaatggTGCTGAGACTCTCAAGACACAAGACAGTGACAAGGTAAGTTATGGGAATGGTAAGTCAGAGGTAACCAGAAGAAGAATAGGCAACTttcaaaccagcagaagaaagcTCAATCTATATgataaaggagaggagagagaaaacaagaagcaGAGGGCACGTGACAAGTAGAAAGCATTAAATAAGATGGCAGAAATTTAGCCCTAATAGAATAGTAATATATAATGAGCTAAGTTCTCTGATCAAAATTCAGACTCTCATAttggagttttaaaattcatcaatCACAtcaaaaaagacacatttaaaacaaaaggatatattggggtgcctggctggctcagttggtaaagcatgccgatttgatttcagctcaggtcatgatctcccagttctggagttcgggccccatgtcgggttctgcactgacagcacagagcctgcttgggattctgtctctccctctgcccctccctactcgtgctctctctcaaaataaataaataaaacatttttaaaaattaaaaaaagaataggggctcctgggtgcttcagtcagttaagcatccgactcttgattttggctcaggtcatgatctcatggttcacgagattgagccccacatcaggctctgcactgacagtgtggagactacttaggattctctctttctctctcaaaataagtaaataaacattttttaattaaaaaataaaaaataaaatcttaaaaaaggatacataaatgttaaataaaagaataaactttca
The sequence above is a segment of the Panthera leo isolate Ple1 chromosome B3, P.leo_Ple1_pat1.1, whole genome shotgun sequence genome. Coding sequences within it:
- the PPCDC gene encoding phosphopantothenoylcysteine decarboxylase isoform X1, with protein sequence MESNASCPADAAPLAKRQFRVLVGVTGSVAALKLPLLVSRLLDIPGLEVAVVTTERAKHFYSPQDIPVTLYSDADEWEMWKGRSDPVLHIDLRRWADLMLVAPLDANTLGKVASGICDNLLTCVIRAWDCRKPLLFCPAMNTAMWEHPVTAQQVGLLKAFGYVEIPCVVKKLVCGDQGLGAMAEVGTIVDKVKEVLFCRGSSQQS
- the PPCDC gene encoding phosphopantothenoylcysteine decarboxylase isoform X2, which translates into the protein MYPVCPAGGSAHLQMTMSARKAGLEVAVVTTERAKHFYSPQDIPVTLYSDADEWEMWKGRSDPVLHIDLRRWADLMLVAPLDANTLGKVASGICDNLLTCVIRAWDCRKPLLFCPAMNTAMWEHPVTAQQVGLLKAFGYVEIPCVVKKLVCGDQGLGAMAEVGTIVDKVKEVLFCRGSSQQS
- the PPCDC gene encoding phosphopantothenoylcysteine decarboxylase isoform X4, whose product is MWKGRSDPVLHIDLRRWADLMLVAPLDANTLGKVASGICDNLLTCVIRAWDCRKPLLFCPAMNTAMWEHPVTAQQVGLLKAFGYVEIPCVVKKLVCGDQGLGAMAEVGTIVDKVKEVLFCRGSSQQS
- the PPCDC gene encoding phosphopantothenoylcysteine decarboxylase isoform X3, translated to MESNASCPADAAPLAKRQFRVLVGVTGSVAALKLPLLVSRLLDIPGTCVIRAWDCRKPLLFCPAMNTAMWEHPVTAQQVGLLKAFGYVEIPCVVKKLVCGDQGLGAMAEVGTIVDKVKEVLFCRGSSQQS